From the Paramormyrops kingsleyae isolate MSU_618 chromosome 7, PKINGS_0.4, whole genome shotgun sequence genome, one window contains:
- the nxnl2 gene encoding nucleoredoxin-like protein 2, giving the protein MVEVFAGRTLLNKEGEFTDPEEALRNKVVGLYFSAGWCPPCRDFTPVLCDFYTDLVEENDPPAQFEIVFISSDKSAEDMVEYYHDYHGDWLALPWNDEYKNDLKKRYNITAVPKLVIVKENGEVITDKGRKQIRDKGLACFKSWLEVAEIFQNFKD; this is encoded by the exons ATGGTGGAGGTATTTGCAGGGCGAACGCTGTTAAATAAAGAGGGTGAATTCACTGACCCAGAAGAAGCATTGAGAAACAAGGTAGTGGGTCTGTATTTTTCGGCTGGCTGGTGTCCACCCTGTCGGGATTTCACACCTGTTTTGTGTGATTTCTACACGGATTTGGTGGAGGAGAACGACCCCCCGGCTCAGTTCGAAATAGTCTTCATTTCTTCCGATAAGTCTGCAGAAGACATGGTGGAGTACTATCATGACTATCACGGGGACTGGCTTGCCCTACCGTGGAACGATGAGTATAAGAA TGACTTGAAAAAAAGGTACAATATTACTGCCGTCCCAAAGCTTGTCATAGTGAAGGAAAATGGGGAGGTTATCACGGACAAAGGAAGGAAACAGATACGGGACAAAGGGCTGGCGTGCTTCAAAAGCTGGCTGGAGGTGGCCGAGATTTTTCAGAACTTTAAAGACTAG